A portion of the Punica granatum isolate Tunisia-2019 chromosome 7, ASM765513v2, whole genome shotgun sequence genome contains these proteins:
- the LOC116213896 gene encoding homeobox-leucine zipper protein HOX21-like yields the protein MSNPYWICPSPLLFCPRVEYGKSVSSIAAMDASLKQSHHHHHPHHNHHHPRHSHCHHHCHFVCQRGHRHFICHHRAHSPALAAAPLPPALQHPDAVAAVIQPRGLNSETFQSGEPQRDESLATQMSQEQEHNEQIGEDYDDYDEEPVFVLTDEWKEFFAKSEAKRKQDKKRAKKKGNL from the exons ATGAGTAATCCTTACTGGATATGTCCCTCTCCCTTGCTCTTCTGCCCTCGAGTTGAGTACGGGAAGTCTGTTAGTTCCATCGCCGCCATGGACGCTTCCCTGAAACAGAGccaccatcaccatcaccCCCACCACAACCACCATCACCCTCGGCACAGCCACTGCCACCACCACTGCCACTTTGTCTGTCAACGTGGCCACCGCCACTTCATCTGTCACCACCGGGCTCACTCCCCTGCTCTTGCTGCCGCTCCTCTGCCCCCTGCTCTTCAACATCCAGATGCTGTCGCCGCAGTTATCCAGCCCCGCGGCCTCAATTCGGAGACTTTCCAGTCTGGAGAACCACAGCGCGATGAATCTCTTGCGACTCA GATGTCGCAAGAGCAGGAACATAATGAGCAGATTGGGGAGGATTATGATGATTATGATGAAGAACCCGTGTTTGTTCTAACTGATGAGTGGAAGGAGTTCTTTGCAAAGTCCGAGGCTAAAAGAAAACAAG ACAAAAAGCGGGCCAAGAAGAAGGGAAATCTATGA